A genomic stretch from Helianthus annuus cultivar XRQ/B chromosome 1, HanXRQr2.0-SUNRISE, whole genome shotgun sequence includes:
- the LOC110874230 gene encoding V-type proton ATPase subunit D codes for MSGQGQRLNVVPTVTVLAVIKARLIGATRGHALLKKKSDALTVQFRAILKKIVATKESMGNIMKSSSFALTEAKYVAGDNIKYTVIENVKTASLKVRSRTENVAGVKLPKFEYFTEAETKNELTGLARGGQQVQGCKTAYVKAIEVLVELASLQTSFLTLDEAIKTTNRRVNALESVVKPRLENTISYIRGELDELEREDFFRLKKIQAFKKREIEKQMKESKKFAEEQAAENLSLQRGISVNAASNMLSAAKKDEDIIF; via the coding sequence ATGTCTGGCCAGGGCCAGCGTTTGAATGTGGTCCCCACCGTTACCGTTCTTGCAGTCATCAAGGCTCGTCTTATCGGCGCAACCAGAGGCCACGCTCTTCTAAAGAAAAAAAGTGATGCTTTAACCGTTCAATTTCGAGCCATTCTAAAAAAAATCGTCGCAACAAAAGAATCAATGGGAAACATCATGAAATCATCTTCATTTGCCTTAACCGAAGCAAAATACGTAGCCGGTGACAACATTAAATACACCGTCATCGAAAACGTCAAAACTGCATCTTTGAAAGTCCGGTCCCGTACCGAAAACGTTGCAGGTGTAAAACTGCCGAAGTTCGAGTACTTCACTGAAGCCGAGACCAAAAACGAGTTGACCGGGTTAGCAAGAGGCGGTCAACAGGTCCAAGGGTGTAAAACTGCTTACGTGAAAGCAATCGAGGTTCTTGTGGAGCTTGCGTCGCTTCAAACATCGTTCTTGACCCTTGATGAAGCAATCAAGACCACTAACCGCAGGGTCAACGCTCTAGAAAGCGTGGTCAAACCGAGGTTAGAAAACACCATAAGCTATATCCGAGGTGAGCTCGATGAACTGGAGAGAGAAGATTTCTTTAGGTTGAAGAAGATTCAAGCTTTCAAGAAACGAGAGATTGAAAAACAGATGAAAGAATCTAAAAAGTTTGCTGAAGAACAAGCTGCCGAGAATCTTTCGTTACAAAGAGGAATCTCCGTGAATGCTGCGAGTAACATGCTTTCTGCTGCTAAGAAAGATGAAGACATCATCTTTTGA
- the LOC110874203 gene encoding E3 SUMO-protein ligase SIZ1: MDLIASCKEKLAHFRIRELKGILTELNLSKQGKKQDLIDRILAILSDERVSGMWSKRTAVGKEEVAKLVDDIYRKLQDSGATELASKGRGVSDSNNNTKHKEEIEVPPQVEKVRCPCGSSLKVDSRIQCEDSKCNVWQHMACVIIPEKPMEGILPVPPTNFYCELCRLIRADPFWVTVAHPLLPVKLAIANVPTDGTNPMQSIEKTFQLTRADRDMLVKPEYDVQAWCMLLNDKVSFRMQWPQFAELQINGVPMRVINRPGTQLLGANGRDDGPIITPCTRDGINKITFTGCDSRVFCVGVRIVKRRTVQQILNIIPKESDGERFEDALARIRRCVGGGAATDNADSDSDLEVVADNITVSLRCPMSGSRMKIAGRFKPCAHMGCFDLEVFVEMCQRSRKWQCPTCLKNYSLESVIIDPYFTRITSKMHSCGDDVTEIEVKPDGSWRAKSEDDRKSLGELGHWHLPDGTLCAPVEVESKPKLEALKLVKHEGGSEGYNTGLNLGILNNKNGIREERKPDNLHSVSSGMNNGHNAIPMSSSATLSGRDGEDNSVNQEGGTRFDFSTPNGLELDSLSLNIDRNFIGSAGGDADVIVLSDSEDENENLISSGQIFHNNNINNNNNNINPDGVPFSSLPLGITEPHPELGLLNTNDDDFGGSFWSLHSSNPCGPNFQFIGSDADPTDGLVDLHHGQLGSTSMGVGGYSLAGDPSHHQSMNINDGLVDNPLTLGGDDPSLQLFLPTRPSEATPQVDLTNQPPAMSNGFRGDDWISLSLGGGGSGAPCEPVATSAAATSGLTPKKQPPSKDGELDALADTASLLLGMREGRSDKISRERSDSPFSFPRQKRSVRPRYLSIDIDSGEDI, encoded by the exons ATGGATTTGATAGCGAGTTGCAAG GAAAAATTGGCACATTTCAGGATAAGAGAACTGAAGGGCATCCTCACTGAACTAAATCTTTCCAAGCAAGGAAAGAAGCAG GATCTCATTGACCGCATATTAGCTATTCTCTCCGATGAACGAG TTTCAGGAATGTGGTCCAAGCGAACTGCTGTTGGGAAAGAAGAAGTTGCCAAATTAGTTGATGACATTTACAG GAAACTGCAGGATTCCGGGGCAACTGAGTTGGCATCAAAAGGCCGGGGCGTTTCCGatagtaataataatacaaaACACAAAGAGGAGATTGAAGTACCTCCTCAGGTGGAAAAGGTCCGCTGTCCATGTGGAAGTTCACTGAAAGTTGATTCAAGAATTCAG TGTGAAGATTCAAAATGCAACGTTTGGCAGCATATGGCTTGTGTTATTATACCCGAGAAACCCATGGAGGGTATTTTACCAGTACCGCCGACCAACTTTTATTGTGAACTTTGTAGGCTTATTCGTGCAGATCC GTTCTGGGTTACAGTAGCACATCCGTTATTGCCTGTGAAACTGGCTATTGCAAATGTCCCAACAGATGG TACAAATCCTATGCAAAGTATTGAAAAAACTTTTCAACTTACAAGAGCAGACAGAGATATGTTGGTGAAGCCAGAGTATGATGTGCAG GCCTGGTGTATGCTTCTGAATGACAAGGTTTCTTTTAGGATGCAATGGCCACAATTTGCAGAGTTACAAATCAACG GTGTGCCTATGCGTGTAATAAATAGACCTGGTACTCAATTGCTGGGAGCCAACGGGCGTGATGATGGTCCTATA ATTACACCATGCACTCGAGATGGAATCAATAAAATTACCTTCACAGGCTGTGATTCACGTGTGTTTTGTGTGGGTGTTCGCATTGTGAAAAGGCGCACAGTTCAACAG ATTCTCAACATTATACCGAAAGAGTCTGATGGTGAGCGATTTGAAGACGCCCTTGCACGTATTCGCCGCTGTGTAGGTGGTGGGGCCGCCACAGACAATGCTGACAGCGACAGCGATCTCGAGGTTGTTGCTGACAATATAACTGTTAGTCTACGCTGCCCT ATGAGCGGTTCGAGAATGAAAATAGCTGGAAGATTCAAACCTTGTGCTCACATGGGCTGTTTTGATCTTGAAGTGTTTGTGGAAATGTGTCAACGATCTCGTAAG TGGCAATGTCCCACTTGTCTCAAGAACTACTCTCTGGAGAGTGTCATTATTGACCCATATTTTACTCGGATCACATCAAAG ATGCATAGTTGTGGGGATGATGTTACGGAAATCGAGGTGAAGCCAGACGGTTCTTGGCGGGCAAAATCAGAAGATGACCGAAAAAGTCTAGGGGAACTTGGGCACTGGCATTTACCTGATGGCACCTTATGTGCTCCAGTTGAAGTGGAGTCTAAACCGAAGTTAGAAGCCCTAAAACTAGTCAAACATGAAGGTGGTTCGGAAGGTTATAATACAGGGTTAAACCTTGGAATACTTAACAATAAAAACGGGATTCGGGAAGAAAGAAAACCCGACAATCTGCATTCAGTTTCTTCTGGTATGAACAATGGTCATAATGCTATTCCTATGAGCAGCAGTGCGACTCTCAGTGGTAGAGATGGTGAAGATAATAGCGTTAATCAAGAGGGTGGCACACGGTTTGACTTTTCTACCCCTAATGGGCTCGAGCTTGATTCACTCTCTCTCAACATTGACCGAAATTTTATCGGTTCAGCAGGGGGGGATGCAGACGTTATTGTCCTTAGTGATTCGGAAGATGAAAATGAAAATCTAATTTCTTCTGGACAAATTTTTcacaataataatattaataataataataataacattaatcCAGATGGAGTTCCTTTTTCTAGTCTTCCACTTGGAATTACGGAGCCACATCCTGAACTCGGTCTTTTGAACACAAACGACGATGATTTCGGGGGTTCTTTTTGGTCTTTACATTCTAGTAATCCATGTGGGCCCAACTTTCAATTCATCGGTTCAGATGCGGACCCCACAGATGGGTTAGTCGATTTACATCATGGTCAACTTGGTTCTACATCAATGGGTGTTGGCGGCTATTCATTGGCTGGTGATCCTTCACACCATCAGTCGATGAATATAAACGATGGGTTGGTTGATAATCCGTTGACTTTAGGCGGTGATGATCCGTCATTGCAGCTATTTCTTCCTACAAGACCATCAGAAGCAACACCGCAGGTTGACTTAACGAATCAGCCGCCAGCTATGTCAAATGGTTTCAGGGGTGATGATTGGATATCACTCAGCCTAGGTGGCGGCGGCAGTGGAGCCCCTTGTGAACCTGTTGCCACCTCCGCCGCTGCAACCAGTGGGTTGACTCCGAAAAAGCAACCACCATCAAAGGATGGTGAGTTGGATGCGTTAGCAGATACTG CTTCATTGCTTCTTGGAATGAGGGAGGGTAGATCCGATAAGATAAGTAGGGAAAGATCCGATAGTCCTTTCTCGTTTCCTCGTCAGAAGCGTTCGGTCAGACCACGATATTTATCTATTGACATAGATTCTGGAGAAGATATATAA